The DNA window TACAATAAAATTGTACAAAAACAAACTCATTAGTATATAATAGAATCCACACAATCATCATTTTTAGAGAGGAgtcatattttaaaagaaacataaataaaaaaaattgtttattctTCAGAATGAATGTATACTTATCTATCTATATCTTATTTAAAATCTAACGATGAgttaaattgataaatataCATTGAGAGATAAGAACAACCCAAAACTTATCTCAAAATTATTTCTCATGTGTCCACCCTAATCATACATGGGAGTTTCAAATTCCATCAAACTAAACATACAAACCTCTCAAACCCAGATGCCTATTACTTACCACATCCGTGCATAAAAAAAATGGCATAATCATAccaaataaaaagattaaattaaattttgtcaCAAAATAAGAGGAAAGATATtggttgaaaacaaaatagtacgatacataaatataaagataattatttacataaaGACACAAATGTTtttatgtaaatataataatttagatGCTAATGCATAATATATTAGACAATTTAGTCAAACATGTTTAACAATCTGACGATATTCGTCTATATCTGATCTTAATATATTTAAACAAACAAACTTAtcgtatttttaattttttatagttattatGTTTACCTGAAACCAAACATTCGGAGGTCACACTCAGGTCTTCTTCCCAAATTCACATCGGATTGTTTGATATGACGACAAGAAGCCAAGAATGGGACATTAGCCATTTCCAAACCCCCCAACTTTAAACCAATTTTTCCGCCAACAAATATATCATACATCACTTCCTTGGCTTGAATATCAGAATTCAATTCTTCGACGGCATGTCTGTCCACGTCAGCATTCTTATTTTCCATCTTTATATGGTAATCTGTATCATTTTGAGGTTTCTGAGAGAACTTATCGATATGATCTTCGCCTAATTTGATGCCTTGGCTGTTGACAAGAACATCAAGAGGACTATACAACAATGTAAGCTTCTCATTTTTGTTTGTAATCCTCAAAAGCAGAAATACAGTTGTAGATAACTTGTCCTGGTGGTCAAGTTGTAATTTCGTTATGTTAAGTTGCCTAATGCATATNNNNNNNNNNNNNNNNNNNNNNNNNNNNNNNNNNNNNNNNNNNNNNNNNNNNNNNNNNNNNNNNCTACTCTGCCGCGACAAGCCCGccatatctttaaaattttactttgtAACCCACCCACCTTGATGTGGGTGAATTGAACAAAGGAATTGGTTAGGAAAATGTGAGTTTAGCATAGCAACATGAATAAAGATAGTTAATGGgttatttatatgtttttagGGTGTAACGGTTTTCTCGTAGCCGAAAATGTATATGAATCTATATGTAGTAAATTATGGTTGTTGGAGGGTAAAAAAAGAGACATATGTGTAAGAGGTTTGACGTTTATAGACTTTATATAGTTTGGTCTAGTTGGTTGATGCATGTATT is part of the Arachis duranensis cultivar V14167 chromosome 1, aradu.V14167.gnm2.J7QH, whole genome shotgun sequence genome and encodes:
- the LOC110278138 gene encoding uncharacterized protein LOC110278138, which codes for MAGLQLNITKLQLDHQDKLSTTVFLLLRITNKNEKLTLLYSPLDVLVNSQGIKLGEDHIDKFSQKPQNDTDYHIKMENKNADVDRHAVEELNSDIQAKEVMYDIFVGGKIGLKLGGLEMANVPFLASCRHIKQSDVNLGRRPECDLRMFGFR